The following proteins are encoded in a genomic region of Oncorhynchus masou masou isolate Uvic2021 chromosome 32, UVic_Omas_1.1, whole genome shotgun sequence:
- the lrrc9 gene encoding leucine-rich repeat-containing protein 9, giving the protein MIQSEKQRHNGDEEVVKELCIANGVSYEKIPQEGSSITALEVFFSGYPRMVGLSLFPRLCQLTLVGQSISHIKGLESCPLLREFWVVECQLTDISGLQNCHQLQKLYLYDNQISKIENLESLVNLQVLWLNNNFITHIEGLNRLQKLRELNLADNNIEKIGHSLDPNISIENLNLSGNKICSFKELTLLAPLTCLRVLGLKDPQSSPTPVCLLCNYATHVLYHMPGLQRLDTYDVSSKHLKDAAESTVIKKMMYYNMRVRTAQRNLAETKANLLENKRNLLQLPEDRIRALNYALKNLECELSEVQALCRKSARTREDGLSPLSEGSGDRSDTLADITRDPGLEHKILSKLDTLKERLQFWNRKLEEIESWYQRDLAQATKRNEMMVYFLLMELETVGNIRFEEGCSTDPWFTSCYDLLLSRFCAWDYKAHGITGIKINRIIRIHNRSLRLRFEDKLHTLLASEESTMFSQNYKRWLEYLFYVSDPERTSEKNEMLHIPEDGFKTADMYKALGRERAVPLSNSLSVTDSPRIEYTQRQANQGTSKQSIDPLLFRHGQLIVSKVFLGRSFPIHEGDSVDALNYPKAHSVYRNVSPEQVHKTNGERPCSSNIHSGCDCSLRQSQWFVFDRELVLPEYLIDFEYITQDRAQPAFPEPSSRGTDNPPPNDINLDEETLNMEPKLKRRPKLLCLDEKTLLNVARANVLSQITVLNLHGNSLSKLKEISRLTALRRLTISFNEFTQLDDISHMPNLEFVDASYNHLLTLEGLRGLGRLNQLDLRWNQLTRAREETAVLRKHAPTLLRLDTRHNPWHRPEAVRMTVLGRLISLTHLDDMLVTEEEAGAAVQMAAGSRISQASLLAHSRTDSERPRSLSLLSAAQLLDQLSPSPWDITGDLEQGWTTKITALNFDSQRLSRLTNLDKLVNLRWASFNDNNISKVEGLDNCQHLEELSLNDNCISRLDGVSKLHQLTKLSVNGNQLSCLDGTVLDRMPNLHFLSVENNCIGSLNGVHRARSLFELYIGNNIITSTRDIYHLKALTNLIILDLYGNPLVEKLESYRIYVVFHLPSLKALDGVAVEMTECENAKDVFGGRLTPDMVAEKLGHSNYSDVVDLNLQSSAISMVDLAPADLFHNMRSVNLEHNNLTSFSGLVYLPNIKALCLNYNHIESILPRQKAQAPLTNRQILYHKVNSSGYGQQGSSKGSREVGPVDSLEPLMSSLEVLHLSHNGISNMANLQLSRLTNLKALFLQGNEISQVEGLEGLHQLRELVLDRNRIKALGENSFFGQAFLLELHLAENRLRELNHLQPLTELRRLFLGMNKLQDISELDKLEVLPSLIELSVVGNPVARRSLHRPAVVLRLSRLQVLDGVMVTLEERTRAELLCTEVQCPMAHGSGMDMNLPGLLPLMSRTAPLRGTSLSGGLQLQHFLGHEILMPCNLDEAPPHDTPKHKKQKHSSTAHHARSAQAEMTFRQIRGMASTLPSTGLLPNGYRVLITNLEQDSRYQSGGAPKPPPM; this is encoded by the exons ATGATACAGAGTGAAAAGCAAAGACATAATGGTGATGAGGAGGTTGTCAAAGAACTG TGTATTGCCAATGGGGTGTCTTATGAGAAGATACCCCAGGAAGGTAGCAGCATCACAGCCCTGGAGGTGTTCTTCTCAGGTTATCCTCGTATGGTTGGCCTCTCCCTTTTTCCAAGGCTGTGCCAGCTCACATTGGTAGGCCAGAGTATCAGTCACATCAAGGGCCTTGAGTCCTGTCCCCTGCTTCGGGAGTTCTGGGTGGTGGAATGCCAGCTGACA GACATTTCTGGACTTCAGAATTGCCATCAGTTACAGAAGCTGTACCTCTATGACAATCAGATCAGTAAGATTGAGAATTTGGAGTCACTTGTCAATCTACAGGTGCTGTGGCTTAACAATAACTTCATCACTCACATAGAG GGATTAAACAGACTTCAAAAGCTGAGAGAGCTGAACCTAGCTGACAATAACATTGAGAAGATAG GACACAGTCTTGATCCTAATATCAGCATTGAAAATCTGAATTTATCTGGGAACAAGATCTGCTCTTTTAAG GAGCTGACCCTCCTGGCCCCATTGACCTGTCTGAGAGTGTTGGGACTGAAGGACCCCCAGTCAAGTCCCACCCCAGTATGTCTGCTGTGTAACTATGCCACCCACGTGCTCTACCACATGCCAGGCCTCCAGCGGCTTGACACCTACGACGTCTCCAGCAAGCATTTGAAGGACGCTGCCGAG TCCACTGTGATTAAGAAGATGATGTACTACAACATGCGTGTGCGGACAGCTCAGAGGAACCTGGCAGAGACCAAGGCCAATCTGCTGGAGAACAAGAGGAATCTCTTACAGCTGCCAGAGGACCGCATCAGAGCTCTCAATTATGCCCTCAAAAAC CTGGAGTGTGAGCTGTCGGAGGTGCAGGCCCTGTGCAGGAAGTCGGCCCGTACCCGGGAGGATGGACTGTCACCGCTGAGTGAGGGCTCAGGGGACCGCAGTGACACCCTTGCTGACATCACCCGCGACCCCGGCCTGGAACACAAGATCCTCTCCAAGCTGGACACCCTGAAGGAGAGGTTGCAATTTTGGAACAGGAAGCTGGAGGA GATTGAGTCCTGGTACCAGCGGGACTTGGCCCAAGCCACCAAAAGGAACGAGATGATGGTCTACTTTCTGCTGATGGAGCTTGAGACAGTGGGGAATATTCGGTTTGAAGAGGGCTGCTCCACAGACCCCTG GTTCACTTCCTGTTATGACCTCCTGCTCTCCCGGTTCTGTGCGTGGGACTACAAGGCTCATGGCATCACTGGCATCAAGATCAACCGCATCATTCGCATCCATAACCGTTCGCTGCGGCTTCGTTTCGAGGACAAGCTTCATACCCTGTTGGCCAGCGAAGAGTCGACAATGTTCTCACA GAATTACAAACGCTGGCTGGAGTACCTGTTCTATGTGTCTGATCCTGAAAGAACCAGTGAGAAGAATGAGATGTTGCACATTCCAGAGGATGGCTTTAAAACAGCAGATATGTATAAG GccctgggcagagagagagctgtacCCTTGTCTAACAGCCTGAGTGTGACGGACAGCCCCAGGATTGAGTACACACAGCGACAGGCCAACCAAGGCACCTCCAAGCAGAGCATAGACCCTCTTCTTTTCAGACATG GTCAGCTCATAGTGTCCAAAGTGTTCCTGGGCCGCAGCTTCCCCATCCATGAAGGGGATTCAGTGGACGCCCTCAACTACCCCAAAGCTCACTCTGTTTACCGCAATGTGAGCCCAGAGCAGGTCCATAAGACAAATGGAG AGAGGCCTTGCTCCTCCAATATCCACAGTGGCTGTGACTGCAGTCTGAGACAGAGTCAGTGGTTTGTATTTGACCGTGAGCTTGTCCTGCCGGAGTACCTCATCGACTTTGAGTATATCACGCAG GACCGAGCCCAGCCTGCGTTCCCAGAGCCCAGCAGCAGAGGCACAGACAACCCCCCTCCCAACGATATCAACCTGGACGAAGAGACTCTAAACATGGAGCCCAAGCTCAAACGGCGGCCCAAGCTGCTGTGCCTGGACGAGAAGACTTTACTCAATGTAGCCAGGGCCAACGTCCTCAGTCAGATTACA GTGTTGAATCTCCATGGCAACAGCCTGAGTAAACTGAAGGAGATCTCTCGTCTGACAGCCCTGCGCCGCCTGACTATCAGCTTCAATGAGTTTACACAACTAGATGACATCTCCCACATG CCCAACTTGGAGTTTGTGGACGCCAGCTACAACCACCTGCTGACCCTGGAGGGGCTGAGAGGGCTGGGGCGGCTCAATCAACTGGACCTGCGCTGGAACCAGCTGACCCGCGCTAGGGAGGAGACGGCTGTGCTCCGGAAACATGCCCCCACCCTGCTGAGACTGGACACCCGCCACAACCCCTGGCATAGG CCCGAGGCGGTAAGGATGACGGTTCTGGGACGTCTGATTAGCCTTACACACCTGGATGACATGCTGGTGACAGAGGAAGAGGCAGGTGCTGCTGTTCAGATGGCTGCAGGCTCCAGAATCAGCCAG GCATCTCTGCTGGCCCACTCCCGGACGGACAGTGAGCGCCCCCGCAGTCTCAGCCTGCTCTCTGCAGCCCAGCTCCTGGATCAACTCAGCCCCTCGCCCTGGGACATCACTGGAGACCTAGAGCAAGGCTGGACCACCAAG ATCACAGCCCTTAACTTTGACAGCCAGAGGCTCTCCAGGCTCACCAACCTGGACAAACTGGTCAACCTGCGCTGGGCCTCCTTCAATGACAACAACATCTCTAAAGTGGAGGGTCTGGACAACTGCCAGCATCTAGAGGAGCTGTCCCTCAACGACAACTGCATCTCTAGGCTCGACG gtgtgtccaaactgcaCCAGCTCACTAAGCTCAGTGTGAATGGGAACCAGCTGTCCTGTCTGGATGGCACTGTCCTGGACCGGATGCCCAACCTCCACTTCTTGTCTGTGGAGAACAACTGCATTGGCTCCCTGAACGGGGTGCATAGGGCCCGCTCACTATTCGAGCTGTACATAGGCAacaacatcatcacctccacacGAGACATCTACCACCTAAAG GCTTTGACAAACTTAATCATTCTGGATCTGTATGGTAATCCTTTAGTGGAGAAACTGGAAAGCTACAGGATTTATGTGGTGTTCCATCTACCCTCTCTAAAGGCACTGGATGGGGTTGCAGTG GAAATGACGGAGTGTGAGAACGCCAAGGATGTGTTTGGTGGACGCCTGACCCCTGACATGGTGGCAGAGAAACTGGGACACTCCAACTACTCCGACGTCGTTGATCTCAACCTGCAGTCTAGTGCTATCAG TATGGTGGACTTGGCCCCAGCAGACCTGTTCCACAACATGCGCAGTGTCAACCTGGAGCACAACAACCTCACCTCCTTCAGTGGCCTTGTCTACCTGCCCAACATCAAG GCACTATGTTTGAACTATAACCACATAGAATCCATCCTGCCCAGGCAGAAGGCCCAGGCCCCCCTGACTAACAGACAGATTCTCTATCACAAGGTGAACTCCAGTGGCTATGGCCAGCAAGGCTCATCAAAAGGCAGCAG ggAAGTGGGTCCTGTGGACAGCCTAGAGCCACTAATGAGCAGCCTGGAGGTGCTGCATTTGAGCCACAATGGCATCTCAAATATGGCCAATCTGCAGCTCAGCAGGCTCACAAATCTCAAAGCACTCTTCCTCCAAG GTAATGAGATCAGCCAGGTGGAGGGCTTGGAGGGTCTGCATCAGCTCCGGGAGCTGGTCTTGGACCGGAACCGGATCAAGGCCCTGGGGGAGAACTCCTTTTTTGGTCAGGCTTTTCTGCTGGAGCTGCACCTGGCAGAGAACCGCCTACGGGAACTTAACCACCTCCAACCCCTTACCGAGCTGAGGAGGCTGTTCCTGGGCATGAACAAACTACAG GACATCTCAGAGCTGGATAAGCTAGAAGTCCTTCCCTCCCTGATTGAGCTGTCAGTTGTAGGGAATCCT GTGGCCCGGCGATCCCTCCATAGGCCGGCAGTGGTACTGCGCCTCTCCAGACTGCAGGTTCTGGATGGGGTGATGGTCACCCTGGAGGAGAGGACCAGGGCTGAGCTACTCTGCACAGAGGTCCAG TGCCCAATGGCTCATGGATCCGGCATGGATATGAACCTGCCTGGCCTGCTTCCCCTCATGTCCCGGACTGCCCCTCTGCGGGGGACCAGTCTGAGTGGAGGACTGCAGCTGCAGCACTTCCTGGGTCATGAGATCCTGATGCCCTGCAACTTAGATGAAGCACCGCCCCATGACACGCCCAAAC ACAAGAAGCAAAAACACAGCAGCACTGCCCACCACGCCCGCAGTGCCCAGGCAGAGATGACCTTTAGGCAGATCAGAGGAATGGCAAGTACCCTGCCATCCACCGGCCTCCTTCCTAACGGGTACAGGGTCCTGATTACCAACCTCGAGCAGGACAGCAG ATACCAGAGTGGTGGTGCTCCTAAACCCCCACCTATGTAG